In one Pseudomonas hydrolytica genomic region, the following are encoded:
- the trxB gene encoding thioredoxin-disulfide reductase: MSEVKHSRLIILGSGPAGYSAAVYAARANLKPVVITGIQPGGQLTTTTEVDNWPGDVEGLTGPALMERMQKHAERFDTEIIYDHIHTAELQSRPFVLKGDSGTYSCDALIIATGASAQYLGLPSEEAFSGKGVSACATCDGFFYRNQVVAVIGGGNTAVEEALYLSNIAKEVHLVHRRDKLRSEKILQDKLFDKVENGNMRLHWNHTLDEVLGDQSGVTGVRLKSTLDGSTKELALAGVFIAIGHKPNTELFVGQLDMHDGYLKIKGGSEGNATATSIEGVFAAGDVADHVYRQAITSAGAGCMAALDVEKFLDNN, encoded by the coding sequence ATGAGCGAAGTCAAGCATTCCCGCCTGATCATCCTGGGCTCCGGCCCAGCGGGCTACAGCGCCGCCGTTTATGCCGCGCGCGCCAACCTCAAGCCTGTGGTCATCACCGGCATCCAGCCCGGCGGGCAGCTCACCACCACCACCGAAGTGGACAACTGGCCGGGTGACGTCGAAGGCCTCACCGGCCCGGCATTGATGGAGCGCATGCAGAAGCACGCCGAGCGCTTCGACACCGAGATCATCTACGACCATATCCACACCGCCGAGTTGCAGAGCCGCCCTTTCGTGCTCAAGGGCGATAGCGGCACCTACAGCTGCGACGCACTGATCATCGCCACCGGCGCCAGCGCCCAGTACCTCGGCCTGCCGTCGGAAGAAGCCTTCTCCGGCAAGGGCGTTTCCGCCTGCGCCACCTGCGATGGCTTCTTCTATCGCAACCAGGTGGTCGCCGTGATCGGTGGCGGCAACACCGCCGTTGAAGAAGCGCTTTATCTGTCGAACATCGCCAAGGAAGTGCACTTGGTGCACCGCCGCGACAAGCTGCGCTCGGAAAAGATTCTGCAGGACAAGCTGTTCGACAAGGTCGAGAACGGCAACATGCGCCTGCACTGGAACCACACCCTGGACGAAGTGCTGGGCGACCAGAGCGGCGTGACCGGTGTGCGCCTGAAAAGCACCCTCGACGGCAGCACCAAGGAACTGGCGCTGGCCGGCGTGTTCATCGCCATCGGCCACAAGCCCAATACCGAGCTGTTCGTCGGTCAGCTGGACATGCATGACGGCTACCTGAAGATCAAGGGCGGCAGCGAAGGCAATGCCACCGCCACCAGCATCGAGGGCGTATTCGCCGCCGGCGACGTGGCCGACCACGTCTACCGCCAGGCCATCACCTCGGCCGGCGCCGGCTGCATGGCCGCGCTGGATGTCGAGAAGTTCCTCGACAACAACTGA
- the ftsK gene encoding DNA translocase FtsK gives MAVLKNSTTQITDWRQKLQYRLKEGALIALGAMCLYLLMALLTYNAADPAWDNSVQVERIINAGGSIGAWLSSALFGALGYFAYIFPLLLGIKTWQVFRTRNQPWHWNGWLFSWHSIGLVFLILSGAALGDIHFGAAAGMQGSGGGMLGASLGDLAVHALNVQGSTLLFLALFLFGLTVFTDLSWFRVMDLTGKITLDLIELIHGAITGWWNARSERKQMVAQLRELDDRVIEVAAPVVSDRREQAKVKERLIEREESLSKHMSEREKRPAPVITPPAPPKAAEPSKRVLKEKQAPLFVDTAIEGSLPPISILDAAEKKQKQFSPESLEAMSRLLEIKLKEFGVDVVVESVHPGPVITRFEIQPAAGVKVSRISNLAKDLARSMAMVSVRVVEVIPGKTTVGIEVPNEDRQIVRFSEVLSSSEYDDAKSPVTLALGHDIGGRPVIADLAKMPHLLVAGTTGSGKSVGVNAMILSVLFKSTPEEARMIMIDPKMLELSIYEGIPHLLCPVVTDMKEAANALRWSVAEMERRYKLMAAMGVRNLAGFNRKVKDAIEAGTPLHDPLYKRESMDDEPPHLKTLPTIVVVVDEFADMMMIVGKKVEELIARIAQKARAAGIHLILATQRPSVDVITGLIKANIPTRMAFQVSSKIDSRTILDQGGAEQLLGHGDMLYLPPGTGLPIRVHGAFVSDDEVHRVVEAWKQRGAPDYIEDILAGVEESGSGFEGGGGGEGGEGSEEDPLYDEAVNFVLESRRASISAVQRKLKIGYNRAARMIEAMEMAGVVSSMNTNGSREVLAPGSSRD, from the coding sequence ATGGCTGTTTTGAAGAATTCCACCACCCAGATTACCGACTGGCGTCAGAAGCTTCAGTATCGACTGAAGGAAGGCGCATTGATCGCCCTGGGCGCGATGTGCCTGTATCTGCTGATGGCGCTGTTGACCTACAACGCTGCCGATCCGGCCTGGGACAATAGCGTCCAGGTCGAGCGCATCATCAATGCCGGTGGCAGCATCGGCGCCTGGCTGTCCAGCGCGTTGTTCGGTGCCCTGGGGTATTTCGCCTACATTTTCCCGCTGCTGCTGGGCATCAAGACCTGGCAGGTGTTCCGCACGCGTAATCAGCCCTGGCACTGGAACGGCTGGTTGTTTTCCTGGCACAGCATTGGCCTGGTATTCCTGATTCTCTCGGGCGCCGCTCTGGGCGACATTCATTTCGGCGCAGCCGCCGGCATGCAGGGCTCCGGCGGCGGCATGCTCGGCGCCAGTCTCGGTGACCTGGCCGTGCATGCGCTGAACGTGCAGGGCAGCACGTTGCTGTTCCTGGCTCTGTTTCTGTTCGGCCTGACCGTTTTCACCGATCTGTCCTGGTTCCGCGTGATGGACCTGACGGGCAAGATCACCCTCGACCTGATCGAGCTGATTCATGGCGCCATCACCGGCTGGTGGAACGCCCGCAGCGAGCGCAAGCAGATGGTTGCGCAGCTTCGCGAGCTGGATGACCGCGTCATCGAGGTCGCCGCACCGGTGGTGTCGGATCGTCGTGAGCAGGCCAAGGTCAAGGAGCGCCTGATCGAGCGCGAAGAGTCCCTGAGCAAGCACATGAGCGAGCGCGAGAAGCGTCCCGCGCCGGTGATCACCCCGCCGGCACCGCCGAAGGCGGCCGAGCCGAGCAAGCGCGTGCTGAAGGAAAAACAGGCGCCACTGTTCGTCGACACCGCCATCGAAGGCAGCCTGCCGCCGATTTCCATCCTCGATGCCGCCGAGAAGAAGCAGAAGCAGTTCTCCCCCGAGTCGCTGGAGGCCATGTCGCGCCTGCTGGAGATCAAGCTCAAGGAGTTCGGTGTCGACGTGGTGGTCGAGTCGGTCCATCCCGGCCCGGTGATTACCCGTTTCGAGATTCAGCCCGCCGCCGGCGTCAAGGTCAGCCGCATTTCCAACCTGGCCAAGGACCTTGCGCGCTCGATGGCCATGGTCAGCGTGCGCGTGGTCGAAGTGATTCCCGGCAAGACCACCGTGGGCATCGAGGTGCCCAACGAGGACCGGCAGATCGTGCGCTTCTCCGAGGTGCTGTCCTCGAGCGAATACGACGACGCCAAATCGCCGGTCACCTTGGCCCTGGGTCACGATATTGGCGGGCGCCCGGTGATTGCCGATCTGGCCAAGATGCCGCACCTGCTGGTGGCCGGTACCACCGGTTCCGGTAAGTCGGTGGGCGTCAATGCGATGATCCTGTCGGTGCTGTTCAAGTCCACGCCGGAAGAGGCGCGGATGATCATGATCGACCCGAAGATGCTGGAACTGTCGATCTATGAAGGCATTCCGCACCTGCTGTGCCCGGTGGTCACCGACATGAAGGAGGCGGCCAACGCGCTGCGCTGGTCGGTCGCCGAGATGGAGCGCCGTTACAAGCTGATGGCGGCCATGGGGGTGCGTAACCTGGCGGGCTTCAACCGCAAGGTGAAGGATGCCATCGAGGCCGGTACGCCGTTGCATGATCCGCTCTACAAGCGCGAGTCGATGGACGATGAGCCGCCGCACCTGAAAACGCTGCCGACCATCGTCGTGGTCGTCGACGAATTCGCCGACATGATGATGATCGTCGGCAAGAAGGTCGAAGAACTGATCGCGCGTATCGCGCAGAAGGCGCGTGCCGCCGGCATCCACCTGATTCTCGCCACCCAGCGTCCGTCGGTGGACGTGATCACCGGCCTGATCAAGGCCAACATCCCCACCCGCATGGCGTTCCAGGTGTCGAGCAAGATCGACTCGCGCACCATTCTCGACCAGGGCGGTGCCGAACAGCTGCTCGGCCACGGCGATATGCTCTACCTGCCGCCGGGTACCGGTCTGCCGATTCGTGTGCATGGCGCCTTCGTCTCCGATGACGAAGTGCATCGCGTGGTCGAGGCCTGGAAGCAGCGCGGTGCGCCGGATTACATCGAGGACATTCTCGCCGGTGTCGAGGAAAGCGGCAGCGGCTTCGAAGGTGGCGGCGGTGGCGAAGGCGGCGAGGGCAGCGAGGAAGACCCGCTGTACGACGAGGCCGTCAACTTCGTTCTGGAAAGCCGCCGTGCCTCCATTTCCGCGGTACAGCGCAAGCTGAAGATCGGCTACAACCGCGCCGCGCGAATGATCGAGGCGATGGAGATGGCTGGTGTGGTCAGTTCGATGAATACCAACGGCTCGCGCGAGGTACTCGCGCCCGGTTCATCACGTGACTGA
- the lolA gene encoding outer membrane lipoprotein chaperone LolA, giving the protein MRVIRLLMLAALSFTLLTAQADEEAATKRLTELLSQAQTISARFSQLTLDASGTQLQETAGQLVLKRPGLFRWHTDEPMEQLLVSNGQKVWLYDPDLEQVTIQSLDQRLTHTPALLLSGDVSQIRENFEIDYKEGGSVVDFILKPKAKDSLFDSLRLSFRNRMLNDMQLIDSIGQRTNILFLNVKMNEPVEDHLFTFDIPEGADVIQE; this is encoded by the coding sequence ATGCGTGTTATTCGCCTGCTGATGCTGGCTGCTCTGAGTTTTACCCTGCTGACCGCCCAGGCCGACGAAGAGGCGGCCACCAAGCGCCTGACCGAGCTGCTCAGCCAGGCGCAGACCATCAGCGCGCGTTTCTCCCAACTGACCCTCGACGCCAGCGGCACGCAGCTGCAGGAGACCGCCGGGCAACTGGTGCTCAAGCGTCCGGGCCTGTTCCGCTGGCACACCGATGAGCCCATGGAGCAGCTGCTGGTCTCCAACGGCCAGAAGGTCTGGCTGTACGACCCGGACCTGGAGCAGGTGACCATCCAGAGCCTCGATCAGCGCCTGACTCATACGCCGGCGCTGCTGCTGTCCGGCGACGTGTCGCAGATTCGCGAGAACTTCGAGATCGACTACAAGGAAGGCGGCAGCGTGGTCGACTTCATCCTCAAGCCCAAGGCCAAGGACAGCCTGTTCGACAGCCTGCGCCTGTCGTTCCGCAATCGCATGCTCAACGACATGCAACTGATCGACAGCATCGGCCAGCGCACCAACATCCTGTTCCTCAATGTGAAGATGAACGAGCCGGTGGAAGACCATCTGTTCACCTTCGACATTCCGGAAGGCGCAGACGTCATCCAGGAGTAA
- a CDS encoding replication-associated recombination protein A, with the protein MDLFGRQPVAQPLAARLRATSLDEYVGQEHVLAPGKPLREALEQGALHSMIFWGPPGVGKTTLARLLAKVTDAHFETISAVLSGVKEIRQAVEVAQQHAAQYGRRTILFVDEVHRFNKSQQDAFLPYVEDGTLIFIGATTENPSFELNNALLSRARVYVLKSLDEAAMRKLVNRALTDPKGLGERHLSLPDEAFQILLAAADGDGRRLLNFLENAADLAEDGGEIGVELLQNLLGDSRRRFDKGGEAFYDQISALHKSVRGSNPDGALYWYARMLDGGCDPLYIARRVVRMASEDIGNADPRALTLCLNAWDVQERLGSPEGELAVAQAIVYLACAPKSNALYMAFKAAMRDAAEQGSQEVPLHLRNAPTKLMKQLGYGEEYRYAHDEPDAYAAGEDYFPEALEPRQYYVPVPRGLELKIRDKLQHLRNLDASSPRQRRK; encoded by the coding sequence GTGGATCTGTTCGGCCGCCAACCCGTCGCGCAGCCTCTGGCTGCGCGTTTGCGTGCCACCAGCCTGGACGAGTACGTCGGGCAGGAGCACGTGCTGGCGCCGGGCAAGCCGCTGCGTGAGGCGCTGGAGCAGGGCGCGCTGCATTCGATGATCTTCTGGGGGCCGCCCGGCGTGGGCAAGACCACCCTGGCGCGCCTGCTGGCCAAGGTCACCGATGCGCATTTCGAGACCATCTCGGCCGTGCTTTCGGGGGTCAAGGAGATTCGCCAGGCCGTCGAGGTCGCCCAGCAGCACGCCGCCCAGTACGGTCGGCGCACCATCCTCTTCGTCGACGAGGTGCACCGCTTCAACAAGAGTCAGCAGGACGCCTTTCTGCCCTATGTGGAAGACGGCACGCTGATCTTCATCGGCGCCACCACGGAAAACCCCTCGTTCGAACTGAACAACGCGCTGCTGTCGCGCGCCCGCGTCTATGTGCTGAAAAGCCTGGACGAGGCGGCGATGCGCAAGCTGGTCAATCGCGCCTTGACCGATCCGAAAGGCCTGGGCGAGCGCCATCTCAGCCTGCCGGACGAGGCCTTTCAGATCCTTCTGGCTGCCGCGGATGGCGACGGCCGTCGTTTGCTCAACTTCCTCGAGAATGCCGCCGACCTGGCCGAGGACGGTGGCGAAATCGGCGTCGAGCTGCTGCAGAACCTGCTGGGCGACAGCCGCCGCCGCTTCGACAAGGGCGGTGAGGCGTTCTATGACCAGATTTCCGCCCTGCACAAGTCGGTACGCGGTTCCAATCCGGACGGCGCGCTGTACTGGTACGCACGCATGCTCGATGGCGGCTGCGACCCGCTCTATATCGCCCGGCGCGTGGTGCGCATGGCCAGCGAGGACATCGGCAACGCCGACCCGCGCGCCCTGACCCTGTGCCTCAACGCCTGGGATGTGCAGGAGCGTCTGGGCAGCCCCGAGGGCGAGCTGGCGGTGGCTCAGGCCATTGTCTATCTGGCCTGCGCGCCGAAGAGCAACGCGTTGTACATGGCCTTCAAGGCGGCCATGCGCGATGCCGCCGAGCAGGGCTCGCAGGAGGTGCCGCTGCACCTGCGCAATGCGCCGACCAAGCTGATGAAGCAGCTTGGCTATGGTGAGGAGTACCGCTACGCCCATGACGAGCCGGATGCCTACGCCGCTGGCGAGGACTACTTTCCCGAAGCCCTGGAGCCGCGCCAGTACTACGTTCCGGTGCCGCGCGGCCTGGAGCTGAAGATTCGCGACAAACTGCAGCACCTGCGCAATCTGGACGCCAGCAGCCCGAGGCAGAGAAGAAAATGA
- the crcB gene encoding fluoride efflux transporter CrcB: protein MIRVALAVAAGGAAGSVMRFLLASWVAANWPRHFYLGTFAANIIGCLLIGLLSGLFLARSDLPLELRTGLITGVLGGFTTFSSFSLEIIKLMEGGRAVEAFCYLAFSILGGLLAAWAGLTLARLAS from the coding sequence ATGATCCGCGTTGCACTCGCCGTGGCCGCAGGGGGCGCGGCAGGCTCCGTCATGCGCTTTCTGCTGGCGAGCTGGGTCGCTGCCAACTGGCCACGGCACTTCTACCTGGGAACCTTCGCCGCGAACATCATTGGCTGCCTGTTGATTGGCCTGTTATCCGGCCTGTTCCTGGCCCGCAGCGATCTGCCTCTGGAGCTGCGTACCGGCCTGATTACCGGTGTGCTGGGCGGTTTCACCACCTTTTCGTCCTTCAGTCTGGAAATCATCAAGCTGATGGAAGGCGGGCGCGCCGTGGAAGCCTTCTGCTATCTGGCATTCAGCATCCTTGGCGGTCTGCTGGCGGCCTGGGCAGGACTGACCCTGGCTCGATTGGCATCCTGA
- the serS gene encoding serine--tRNA ligase, whose product MLDSKLVRTQLTEIAERLATRGFALDVARFEALESQRKSVQVRTEQLQAERNSRSKSIGQAKARGEDIAPLLAEVDQMGSDLEAGKRELDAIQNELDNLLLNIPNLPHESVPVGADEDGNVEVARWGTPRSFDFEIKDHVALGEQHGWLDFETAAKLSGARFALLRGPIARLHRALAQFMINLHTGEHGYEEAYTPYLVQAPALQGTGQLPKFEEDLFKIRREDQADLYLIPTAEVSLTNIVAGEILDAKQLPLKFVAHTPCFRSEAGASGRDTRGMIRQHQFDKVEMVQIVEPSESFEALEGMTANAERVLQLLELPYRKLALCTGDMGFSAVKTYDLEVWVPSQDKYREISSCSNCGDFQARRMQARYRNPETGKPELVHTLNGSGLAVGRTLVAVLENYQQADGSIRVPEVLKPYMGGIEVIG is encoded by the coding sequence ATGCTCGATTCCAAACTTGTCCGCACGCAACTCACCGAAATCGCCGAGCGCCTCGCTACCCGTGGCTTCGCCCTCGACGTCGCCCGCTTCGAGGCCCTGGAGAGTCAGCGCAAGTCGGTGCAGGTGCGCACCGAGCAACTGCAGGCCGAGCGTAACAGCCGTTCCAAGTCGATCGGCCAGGCCAAGGCGCGCGGTGAGGACATCGCACCGCTGCTGGCGGAAGTCGATCAGATGGGCAGCGATCTGGAAGCCGGCAAGCGCGAGCTGGACGCCATCCAGAACGAGCTGGACAACCTGCTGCTGAACATCCCCAACCTGCCGCACGAGTCCGTGCCGGTCGGCGCGGATGAGGACGGCAACGTCGAGGTGGCGCGCTGGGGCACCCCGCGCAGCTTCGATTTCGAAATCAAGGATCACGTCGCCCTCGGCGAGCAGCACGGCTGGCTGGACTTCGAGACCGCCGCCAAACTGTCCGGCGCGCGTTTCGCTCTGCTGCGCGGCCCCATCGCCCGCCTGCATCGCGCCCTGGCGCAGTTCATGATCAACCTGCACACCGGCGAACACGGCTACGAAGAGGCCTACACACCGTATCTGGTGCAGGCCCCGGCACTGCAGGGCACCGGCCAGCTGCCGAAGTTCGAGGAAGACCTGTTCAAGATCCGTCGTGAAGACCAGGCCGATCTGTACCTGATCCCGACTGCCGAAGTCTCGCTGACCAATATCGTCGCCGGTGAAATTCTCGATGCCAAGCAGCTGCCGCTGAAGTTCGTCGCCCATACCCCGTGCTTCCGCAGCGAGGCGGGCGCCTCCGGTCGCGACACCCGCGGCATGATCCGCCAGCACCAGTTCGACAAGGTGGAGATGGTGCAGATCGTCGAGCCGTCCGAGTCCTTCGAGGCGCTGGAGGGTATGACTGCCAACGCCGAGCGTGTGCTGCAACTGCTCGAGCTGCCGTACCGCAAGCTGGCGCTGTGCACCGGCGACATGGGCTTCTCCGCGGTGAAGACCTACGACCTGGAAGTCTGGGTGCCGAGCCAGGACAAGTACCGCGAGATTTCCTCCTGCTCCAACTGTGGCGACTTCCAGGCGCGCCGCATGCAGGCGCGTTACCGCAACCCGGAAACCGGCAAGCCGGAGCTGGTGCACACCCTCAACGGCTCCGGCCTGGCGGTGGGTCGTACCCTGGTGGCCGTGCTGGAGAACTACCAGCAGGCCGACGGCAGCATCCGCGTGCCCGAGGTGCTCAAGCCCTATATGGGCGGTATCGAGGTGATCGGCTAA
- the cysG gene encoding siroheme synthase CysG, with the protein MQFLPLFHKLQGRPVLVIGGGEVALRKARLLSDAGARLRVVAPEIRSELQELAGADGICLRGYASSDLQGVALVIAATDDEPLNARISAEAQAQGIPVNVVDAPALCSVIFPAIVDRSPLIVAVSSGGDAPVLARLIRAKIETWIPATYGQLANLGKRFRDRVKQLFPDVQQRRVFWEDVFQGQIAESVFAGKPEEGERLLEERLAGAAPRALGEVYLVGAGPGDPDLLTFRALRLMQQADVVLYDRLVAPAIIELCRRDAERIYVGKRRADHAVPQEQINQLLIDLARQGKRVLRLKGGDPFIFGRGGEEIEQLAAEDIPFQVVPGITAASGCAAYAGIPLTHRDHAQSVRFVTGHLKDGSSNLPWKDLVAPGQTLVFYMGLVGLSGICEQLIAHGRSRATPAALVQQGTTQNQRVFTGTLETLPQLLAQHEVHAPTLVIVGEVVTLRDKLAWFEGAQGSL; encoded by the coding sequence ATGCAATTCCTTCCGCTGTTCCACAAGCTGCAGGGTCGCCCGGTACTGGTTATCGGCGGTGGCGAGGTCGCGCTGCGCAAGGCGCGCCTGCTGAGCGATGCCGGCGCGCGTCTGCGCGTCGTTGCGCCGGAGATTCGCAGCGAGTTGCAAGAACTGGCCGGGGCCGACGGCATTTGCCTGCGCGGCTATGCCAGCAGCGATCTGCAGGGCGTTGCCCTGGTCATCGCCGCCACCGATGACGAGCCGCTCAACGCACGTATTTCTGCCGAGGCTCAGGCGCAGGGCATTCCGGTCAACGTGGTGGACGCGCCGGCACTGTGCAGCGTGATCTTCCCGGCCATCGTCGATCGCTCGCCGCTGATCGTCGCGGTCAGCAGCGGCGGCGATGCGCCGGTGCTGGCCAGGCTGATCCGCGCCAAGATCGAAACCTGGATTCCGGCCACCTATGGCCAGCTGGCCAACCTGGGCAAGCGCTTCCGTGATCGGGTCAAGCAGCTGTTTCCCGACGTACAGCAACGTCGGGTGTTCTGGGAGGACGTCTTTCAGGGGCAGATCGCCGAGAGCGTGTTTGCCGGCAAGCCGGAAGAGGGCGAGCGCCTGCTGGAGGAACGTCTGGCCGGTGCGGCGCCACGTGCGCTGGGCGAGGTCTATCTGGTCGGCGCCGGCCCGGGCGATCCCGATCTGCTGACCTTTCGCGCCCTGCGCCTGATGCAGCAAGCCGATGTGGTGCTCTACGACCGCCTGGTGGCGCCGGCCATCATCGAGCTGTGCCGGCGCGATGCCGAGCGCATCTACGTCGGCAAGCGCCGCGCCGATCATGCCGTACCGCAGGAGCAGATCAACCAGCTGCTGATCGACCTGGCGCGTCAGGGCAAGCGCGTGCTGCGCCTGAAAGGGGGCGATCCGTTCATCTTCGGCCGCGGTGGCGAAGAGATCGAGCAGCTGGCCGCCGAGGATATTCCGTTCCAAGTGGTGCCGGGTATTACCGCGGCCTCCGGTTGCGCGGCCTATGCCGGGATTCCGCTGACCCATCGCGATCATGCGCAGTCGGTGCGTTTCGTCACCGGTCACCTCAAGGACGGCAGCAGCAACCTGCCCTGGAAGGATCTGGTGGCGCCTGGGCAGACGCTGGTGTTCTACATGGGCCTGGTCGGGTTATCCGGCATCTGCGAGCAATTGATCGCGCACGGCCGCTCGCGTGCAACGCCCGCGGCGCTGGTGCAGCAGGGCACCACGCAGAATCAGCGGGTCTTCACCGGCACCCTGGAAACCCTGCCGCAGCTGCTAGCGCAGCACGAAGTGCATGCGCCCACCCTGGTGATAGTCGGAGAAGTAGTCACCCTGCGGGACAAGCTGGCCTGGTTCGAAGGCGCTCAGGGCAGCCTCTGA
- a CDS encoding glutathione S-transferase family protein: MGLLIDGRWHDQWYDTGDSGRFQRESAQRRNWVTADGSAGPSGDGGFKAEAGRYHLYVSLACPWAHRTLILRKLKGLESLIDVSVVSWLMREHGWTFDRNFGSSGDRLDNLSYMHQRYTADDPHYSGRVTVPTLWDTQSGGIVSNESAEIIRMFNSAFDGLTGNDLDFYPEPLRERIDQLNERIYPAVNNGVYRAGFATTQEAYEEAFDELFAMLDELEALLDSNRYLAGEYLTEADIRLFTTLIRFDAVYHGHFKCNLRRIEDYPNLSNWLRELYQWPGIAETVDFTHIKSHYYASHATINPTGVIPKGPQQDFTRAHDRQRLPGKGVFKR, encoded by the coding sequence ATGGGTTTGCTGATCGATGGACGCTGGCACGACCAGTGGTATGACACCGGCGACAGTGGCCGCTTCCAGCGCGAAAGCGCACAACGCCGCAACTGGGTAACCGCCGACGGCAGCGCCGGCCCAAGTGGCGACGGCGGTTTCAAGGCCGAAGCCGGGCGCTATCACCTGTACGTCTCGCTGGCCTGCCCCTGGGCTCACCGTACCCTGATTCTGCGCAAGCTCAAGGGTCTGGAATCCTTGATCGACGTATCCGTGGTCAGTTGGCTGATGCGCGAGCACGGCTGGACCTTCGACCGCAATTTCGGCTCCAGTGGCGACCGTCTCGACAACCTCAGCTACATGCACCAGCGCTACACGGCCGACGATCCCCACTACAGCGGCCGCGTCACCGTGCCGACACTCTGGGACACACAGAGCGGCGGTATCGTCAGCAACGAGTCGGCGGAAATCATCCGCATGTTCAACAGCGCCTTCGACGGCCTGACCGGCAATGACCTGGACTTCTACCCAGAGCCGCTACGCGAACGTATCGACCAGCTCAACGAGCGTATCTACCCAGCGGTGAACAATGGCGTCTACCGCGCCGGCTTCGCCACCACCCAGGAAGCCTACGAAGAAGCCTTCGACGAGCTGTTCGCCATGCTCGATGAGCTGGAAGCACTTTTGGACAGCAATCGCTATCTGGCCGGTGAATACCTGACCGAGGCCGACATCCGCCTGTTCACCACGCTGATCCGCTTCGACGCCGTCTACCACGGCCACTTCAAGTGCAACCTGCGGCGCATCGAGGACTATCCGAACCTGTCCAACTGGCTGCGCGAGCTGTATCAGTGGCCGGGGATCGCCGAGACGGTGGACTTCACCCATATCAAATCGCACTACTACGCCAGCCACGCCACCATCAACCCGACCGGGGTGATCCCCAAGGGGCCGCAGCAGGATTTCACCCGCGCGCATGACCGCCAGCGCCTGCCGGGCAAGGGTGTATTCAAGCGTTGA
- a CDS encoding glycosyl transferase family protein — protein sequence MNLITPAEHPFAQFVRILGKGKRGARGLTREEAREAMGLLLDGKVEDTQLGAFLMLLRHKEESAEELAGFTEAIRSRLAAPGIRVDLDWPSYAGKKRHLPWYLLAAKALAASGVRIFMHGGGAHTTGRLYSEQLLTALDIPCCRDWRSVATAIDRHGLAYSYLGDWMPALQRMIDLRNTLGLRSPIHSLARVINPLGASCGLQSIFHPGYQAVHREASRLLGDPAIVIKGEGGEIEVNPDVACHLYGTRDGEDWDEEWPALSAQRHVKPEQLDPTVLSAFWRGEREDAYGQLAVVATMAVALRGLGIPREQAFEQARQRWDARFQSSQSMG from the coding sequence ATGAACCTGATCACGCCCGCCGAACATCCCTTCGCCCAGTTCGTGCGCATTCTCGGCAAGGGCAAACGCGGCGCCCGCGGCCTGACCCGCGAGGAAGCCCGCGAAGCCATGGGCCTGCTGCTCGACGGCAAGGTCGAGGACACCCAGCTCGGCGCTTTCCTGATGCTGCTGCGGCACAAGGAGGAAAGCGCGGAGGAGCTCGCCGGCTTTACCGAAGCCATCCGCTCACGACTGGCCGCACCCGGCATCAGGGTCGATCTGGACTGGCCCAGCTATGCCGGCAAGAAGCGTCACCTGCCCTGGTACCTGCTGGCGGCCAAGGCGCTGGCCGCCAGCGGCGTGCGCATCTTCATGCACGGCGGTGGCGCGCATACCACCGGGCGCCTGTATAGCGAGCAGCTGCTGACCGCCCTGGATATCCCCTGTTGCCGCGACTGGCGGAGCGTGGCAACGGCAATCGATCGACATGGTCTGGCCTACAGCTACCTGGGCGACTGGATGCCGGCACTGCAACGCATGATCGATCTGCGCAACACGCTGGGCCTGCGCTCGCCGATTCACTCCCTGGCGCGCGTCATCAACCCGCTGGGGGCCAGTTGCGGGCTGCAGAGCATCTTCCATCCTGGCTACCAGGCCGTGCACCGCGAAGCCAGCCGCCTGCTCGGCGACCCTGCCATCGTCATCAAGGGCGAAGGCGGCGAGATCGAGGTCAACCCGGACGTGGCCTGCCACCTGTACGGCACCCGCGATGGCGAGGACTGGGACGAGGAATGGCCGGCGCTTTCGGCGCAGCGCCACGTCAAACCGGAGCAGCTCGACCCGACCGTCCTGAGCGCGTTCTGGCGCGGCGAACGCGAGGATGCCTACGGCCAGCTGGCCGTCGTTGCCACCATGGCCGTCGCGTTGCGAGGGCTGGGCATACCGCGCGAGCAGGCTTTCGAACAGGCCCGGCAGCGCTGGGACGCACGCTTTCAATCTAGCCAGTCGATGGGTTAA
- a CDS encoding TusE/DsrC/DsvC family sulfur relay protein — translation MSTLNVAGREIALDKDGYLADLQDWSHPVAEALAAAEELQLSDEHWEILDLLRAFYDEFQLSPANRPLIKYVALKLGPDKGNSLHLNRLFKGTPAKLAAKLAGLPKPTNCL, via the coding sequence ATGAGCACGCTCAACGTCGCCGGACGCGAAATCGCTCTGGACAAGGATGGCTACCTGGCCGATCTGCAGGACTGGTCACACCCGGTTGCCGAAGCGCTGGCCGCCGCCGAAGAGCTGCAGCTGAGCGACGAGCACTGGGAAATTCTCGACCTGCTGCGCGCCTTCTACGATGAGTTCCAGTTGTCGCCGGCCAATCGCCCCCTGATCAAGTACGTGGCGCTCAAGCTCGGCCCGGACAAGGGCAACAGCCTGCACCTCAACCGCCTATTCAAGGGCACGCCCGCCAAACTCGCCGCCAAGCTCGCCGGCCTGCCGAAACCGACCAACTGCCTATGA